Proteins from a genomic interval of Niabella soli DSM 19437:
- a CDS encoding Uma2 family endonuclease produces MENIVNEPAPAYEKAFYTIAEYLEMEKASLQKHEYYQGEIFAMSGASARHNVIFSNMIGELYIRLKGKSCKPLGSDMRVHIPENTLFTYPDISIFCSDIVPSPEDADTAIQPTVLIEILSPSTRNYDRGGKFKLYRDIPSLKEYLLIDSEAINIEVFRINTSGHWELEEYKSIADRLHIAAIAASIDLKDIYEGTKL; encoded by the coding sequence GGAAAACATAGTCAACGAACCGGCGCCGGCATACGAAAAGGCATTTTATACTATTGCGGAATACCTCGAAATGGAAAAGGCCTCCCTCCAAAAGCATGAATATTACCAGGGGGAGATCTTTGCCATGTCTGGAGCCAGTGCACGGCATAATGTTATTTTCTCAAATATGATAGGCGAGTTGTATATCCGTCTTAAAGGGAAGTCTTGCAAACCTCTTGGTAGTGATATGCGCGTTCATATTCCGGAAAACACCTTGTTCACTTATCCTGATATTTCGATTTTTTGTAGCGATATTGTTCCTTCTCCTGAAGATGCCGATACCGCAATTCAACCCACCGTATTAATTGAAATTTTATCGCCATCCACCCGCAATTACGACCGGGGCGGTAAATTTAAATTATACAGGGATATTCCTTCTCTGAAAGAATACCTGCTAATTGATTCGGAGGCGATCAACATAGAAGTGTTCCGTATCAACACCTCCGGCCATTGGGAGCTGGAGGAATATAAATCGATCGCAGATCGTTTGCACATTGCTGCAATTGCCGCTTCAATTGATTTGAAAGATATTTACGAGGGCACCAAACTTTAG